A stretch of the Malus sylvestris chromosome 10, drMalSylv7.2, whole genome shotgun sequence genome encodes the following:
- the LOC126584175 gene encoding uncharacterized protein LOC126584175 translates to MGFMLEKSTLMPQVAFTCWHIWKARCDVVFNHKPISLTHATQAISCALVVFEQALERNPESNLAGQRDSSQHIVWSPFDSECVKINVDASWNSSTQNGYVGIVIRDQNSMFVVARKSPIKAFKVVVAEALAVLERCMFAKQLGLNKVIVESDSKETILCLRKSIQNSS, encoded by the coding sequence ATGGGTTTCATGTTGGAGAAATCCACACTGATGCCTCAAGTGGCTTTTACTTGCTGGCACATATGGAAGGCCAGGTGTGATGTTGTCTTCAACCATAAACCAATATCTCTTACACATGCAACTCAAGCTATTTCTTGTGCTTTGGTAGTTTTTGAACAAGCTCTGGAAAGAAATCCTGAAAGCAATCTAGCGGGGCAGCGTGATTCTTCCCAACATATTGTTTGGTCTCCTTTTGATTCAGAGTGTGTTAAGATCAACGTGGATGCTAGTTGGAACTCCAGTACTCAAAATGGGTATGTTGGAATTGTAATTCGAGATCAAAATTCTATGTTTGTTGTTGCTAGAAAATCCCCAATCAAGGCTTTTAAGGTTGTTGTGGCAGAGGCATTAGCGGTGTTGGAAAGATGTATGTTTGCTAAGCAGTTGGGTTTAAATAAGGTGATCGTGGAGTCAGACTCAAAGGAAACAATCTTGTGCTTAAGGAAATCCATTCAAAATAGCAGTTAG
- the LOC126585710 gene encoding metacaspase-1-like has translation MAGRRERCNGCGVQLVVPPKAQIIRCSVCQGVTHVNRTSINPYIQASHDSINQATDLFKSLMTTVITTVSSTSTGHPFNHQYHYQPPQPSVPKPLMPPSQHGRQRAVLCGVSYRGRSYKLKGTVNDVQCMRYFLVDRLGFPNDSILMLTENETDPFKIPTKQNIRLALQWLVQGCQSGDSLVFHFSGHGSRQRDYKMDEIDGYDETLCPVDYETQGMLLDDEINATIVRPLPHGAKLHAIIDACHSGTVLDLPFVCRINREGYYKWEDHRCSPIYKGTNGGLAVSISACDDHQTSSDTTALSGYISTGALTYSFIQAMENDPGLTYGYLLNVMRQIIREARTGIRLKGPIAALVNKVLRTGLSQEPQLSSSEQFDIYSKQLVL, from the exons ATGGCAGGTAGGAGAGAGAGGTGCAATGGGTGCGGAGTACAACTTGTAGTGCCTCCAAAAGCACAGATAATTCGCTGTAGTGTGTGTCAAGGCGTCACCCATGTTAATCGAACCTCCATCAATCCTTATATTCAAGCGAGCCATGATTCAATAAACCAAGCCACTGACCTTTTTAAATCCCTAATGACTACTGTGATTACCACGGTCTCCTCCACGAGTACTGGCCACCCGTTTAATCATCAATACCATTATCAGCCTCCCCAGCCTTCAGTACCAAAACCCTTGATGCCTCCTTCACAGCATGGAAGACAGCGTGCGGTGCTTTGTGGAGTAAGTTACCGTGGGCGGAGTTACAAGCTCAAAGGAACTGTGAATGATGTTCAGTGCATGAGATACTTTCTTGTTGACAGATTAGGCTTTCCAAATGATTCCATACTCATGCTCACAG AAAATGAGACAGACCCTTTTAAGAtcccaacaaaacaaaacatacgATTGGCGTTACAGTGGTTGGTGCAGGGCTGCCAATCAGGAGACTCGTTGGTGTTCCACTTCTCTGGCCATGGATCAAGGCAGCGCGACTATAAGATGGATGAGATTGATGGCTACGATGAAACACTGTGCCCTGTTGACTATGAGACCCAGGGGATGCTCCTTGATGATGAAATAAATGCCACAATTGTTAGGCCACTGCCCCATGGCGCCAAACTTCATGCCATTATCGATGCCTGCCATAGTGGAACTGTTCTTGATCTACCATTTGTGTGCAGGATCAACAG GGAAGGATACTATAAATGGGAAGATCATCGATGCTCACCTATTTATAAAGGCACAAATGGTGGACTAGCTGTATCTATTAGTGCTTGTGATGATCACCAAACCTCTTCAGACACTACG GCTTTATCGGGATACATTTCAACCGGCGCCTTGACTTATAGCTTTATCCAAGCAATGGAAAATGATCCCGGATTGACGTACGGCTATCTGCTGAATGTTATGCGCCAAATAATTCGTGAAGCAAGAACTGGCATACGCCTAAAAGGGCCAATCGCAGCTCTTGTAAATAAAGTACTTCGGACCGGATTATCACAA gaGCCTCAGCTGTCATCATCTGAACAATTTGACATTTATTCAAAACAATTGGTGTTGTAA
- the LOC126585707 gene encoding uncharacterized protein LOC126585707 has protein sequence MVMMEGWSPTTVSPLLLRNLVASVFIFADKSFLNLSQKSKLLQLLRYVFVTSFIFLLRLLPSLNNTQPYHYKPPTFNKSSNHSTTHDHYDYTPASSGSAATITSGGDSAIGRALSQLLSLVNDIPVTSRKYQVVRSLAESLIDDNQKEGVEALRQVTRTVLSAAFSTTLSQLEAVAALKQGDVSGGDGVDLLGPARPAEYRLSWVLRAVRSIGDVTWIRGARASGTRSSAEKLAAEVLWLAEKLAACDSADEAVRRWAAALNLAWLSLSVEPRLQASLVKVSALLFKHAKHLGMDETDDESKKEQHKQTKMQMLMSWLPLLCRASNGTDVPVLSIGERAELERVLEETIEMLEEEEDQEKVLSLWLHHFTHCSSSDWPNLHASYARWCNASRKLLLHHHE, from the exons ATGGTGATGATGGAAGGCTGGTCTCCAACCACCGTATCTCCTTTGCTTCTTCGCAACCTCGTAGCCTCCGTCTTTATCTTCGCAGACAAATCCTTCCTAAACTTGTCTCAGAAATCCAAACTCCTCCAACTCCTTCGCTACGTTTTCGTCACTTCCTTCATCTTCCTCCTCCGTTTGCTTCCTTCTCTAAACAATACCCAACCCTATCACTATAAGCCTCCCACTTTCAACAAGTCTAGTAACCACAGCACTACTCATGATCATTACGATTACACTCCCGCCTCAAGCGGCAGTGCTGCTACTATTACTTCCGGCGGCGACTCTGCCATCGGCCGAGCGCTTTCGCAGCTGTTGTCCCTCGTCAACGACATCCCCGTAACCTCCCGCAAGTACCAAGTGGTTCGATCTTTAGCAGAAAGCCTCATCGACGACAACCAAAAAGAGGGCGTTGAGGCTTTACGTCAAGTCACCCGTACTGTTCTCTCCGCGGCTTTTTCCACTACTCTCAGCCAGCTTGAAGCCGTCGCCGCCCTAAAACAAGGAGATGTGTCGGGAGGTGATGGCGTTGATTTGTTGGGGCCCGCTCGACCGGCAGAGTACCGGTTGAGCTGGGTTCTACGGGCGGTTCGATCGATTGGGGACGTGACGTGGATAAGAGGGGCGAGGGCGAGCGGGACGAGGAGCTCGGCGGAGAAACTGGCGGCTGAGGTGCTTTGGTTGGCTGAGAAGCTGGCAGCTTGTGACTCGGCTGATGAAGCTGTGCGGAGATGGGCTGCGGCCCTTAATTTAGCTTGGCTCTCTCTTTCGGTTGAGCCGCGCTTACAAGCATCCTTGGTCAAGGTTTCGG CATTGTTGTTCAAGCATGCCAAACACTTGGGAATGGATGAAACTGACGACGAAAGTAAGAAAGAGCAACACAAGCAAACAAAGATGCAGATGTTAATGTCGTGGCTGCCATTGCTATGCAGAGCCAGCAACGGAACCGATGTCCCGGTATTGAGCATCGGAGAAAGGGCCGAGCTGGAGAGAGTATTGGAAGAGACGATAGAGATGctggaagaggaggaggatcaAGAGAAAGTGCTGTCGTTGTGGCTTCACCACTTCACACATTGCTCGTCATCTGATTGGCCCAACCTCCATGCCTCCTATGCTCGCTGGTGTAACGCTTCTCGGAAGCTTTTGCTGCACCACCATGAATGA